From Lolium perenne isolate Kyuss_39 chromosome 5, Kyuss_2.0, whole genome shotgun sequence, a single genomic window includes:
- the LOC139830947 gene encoding cysteine-rich receptor-like protein kinase 44 — translation MDTTPVAPKPVPLHLLEEITNGFSRDRKLGGGTYGDVYLGEHKDGQKIAVKVLKDGIDLGDEQFEKEYHNLASLHHKNAVRLVGYCHETKKECMPYNGRMVFAEKTKRVLCFEYMHNGSLGNFIYDKSNRHNWRTRYAIIKGICEGLEYLHEKLEPSMYHLDLKPANVLLDENMSAKIADFGVSKLFLEEKTRKTNSVLGTFGYIPPEYINEGLISIKFDIFSLGVVIIKMMTGRKGYSRITEMSSQQFIEHVHTKWMNRLQSISVHRYSVQVRRCIEIALSCVEADRHKRPSIGVIVNTLNKTESWVQIPDALRNDLDSSINQLCPCITTDHKMLELLKEKMISYQLRTTDNRSTPHLVTITTTCDPEVGTTSKSEVRFANQPSSHAICLNYQCIVILSNISSLVRVVVFSYWYGYRCSLSGSRSDRESR, via the exons ATGGACACCACACCCGTCGCGCCAAAGCCTGTGCCTCTTCATTTATTAGAAGAAATTACAAATGGTTTCTCTCGGGACCGGAAACTTGGTGGCGGCACGTATGGAGATGTTTACCTG GGAGAGCATAAAGATGGACAAAAGATTGCCGTGAAGGTGCTTAAAGACGGTATAGACCTTGGAGATGAGCAGTTTGAGAAGGAGTATCACAACCTTGCAAGTCTTCACCACAAAAATGCTGTTCGGTTAGTAGGATATTGCCATGAAACTAAGAAAGAATGTATGCCGTACAATGGAAGGATGGTTTTTGCTGAGAAGACTAAGAGGGTGCTTTGCTTCGAGTATATGCACAATGGAAGCCTTGGCAATTTTATTTATG ATAAATCTAATAGACATAATTGGCGTACACGCTATGCGATAATAAAGGGGATATGTGAGGGCTTGGAATACCTTCATGAGAAATTAGAACCTTCTATGTATCATTTAGATTTAAAACCAGCCAATGTATTACTAGACGAGAACATGTCAGCAAAAATCGCAGATTTCGGCGTGTCAAAGCTGTTCTTAGAAGAAAAAACAAGAAAGACAAACAGTGTTCTAGGAACATT TGGGTACATACCACCAGAGTACATAAACGAAGGTTTGATCTCAATTAAGTTTGATATATTCAGTTTGGGTGTCGTGATCATAAAGATGATGACCGGACGAAAGGGCTACTCCAGAATTACTGAAATGTCTTCCCAACAATTCATTGAGCAT GTACATACGAAGTGGATGAATAGGCTACAATCGATATCAGTGCACAGATATTCTGTACAAGTAAGGAGATGTATCGAAATAGCTTTAAGTTGTGTGGAGGCTGATCGACACAAAAGGCCAAGTATTGGTGTAATCGTCAATACTCTTAATAAGACGGAATCTTGGGTCCAGATTCCTGATGCATTAAGAAATGACTTAGACTCATCGATTAATCAG CTGTGCCCTTGCATTACCACTGATCATAAGATGCTGGAACTCCTGAAAGAAAAAATGATCTCTTATCAACTTCGCACAACTGACAACAGAAGTACGCCGCACTTAGTAACAATAACAACCACTTGTGATCCAGAAGTTGGTACTACGTCAAAATCCGAGGTCCGTTTTGCAAATCAACCAAGTTCACATGCTATATGTCTTAATTATCAGTGCATCGTGATATTGTCTAATATTTCTTCTTTGGTTCGCGTTGTTGTTTTTTCCTACTGGTATGGGTACCGTTGTTCATTATCCGGCAGCCGGTCAGACCGAGAATCAAGGTAA